A window of the Lysinibacillus irui genome harbors these coding sequences:
- a CDS encoding NAD(P)/FAD-dependent oxidoreductase, translating to MGKLVLLGGGYGNMRVMLRLLNNLPLDREVVIVDRAPFHSLKTEFYALAAGTATDKEIRVSFPEHERLTAIYGEVVEINRAEKVVILEDGQRIEYDDLVIGLGCEDKYHGVPGAAENTYSIQTMGQSRATFQALCGLPAGSTVGIVGAGLSGIELASELRESRSDLKIKLFDRGQRILKDFPEKLSKYVKDWFVKHNVDVVANSNITKVEAGKIFNHDDEILLDAVVWTAGVQPVKIVRDLDVEKDKHNRPLVTQYFNVLDDEHVYVVGDCAASDLPPTAQLAEEQAEQIVKVLRMRWKGEQLPEKMPDIKLKGFMGALGKKQGFVYLADTTVTGRIARLMKSGLLWYYKRQND from the coding sequence ATGGGAAAATTAGTACTTTTAGGTGGCGGCTACGGCAATATGCGTGTCATGCTTCGTCTATTAAATAACCTGCCATTAGACAGAGAGGTAGTTATAGTAGATAGAGCCCCATTCCATAGTTTAAAAACTGAGTTTTATGCATTAGCAGCAGGGACTGCAACAGATAAAGAAATTCGTGTAAGCTTCCCAGAACATGAACGTTTAACAGCTATATATGGTGAAGTCGTTGAAATTAATCGTGCGGAAAAAGTAGTCATTTTAGAAGACGGACAACGTATTGAATATGATGATTTAGTCATTGGTCTAGGTTGTGAAGATAAATATCATGGTGTACCAGGTGCTGCAGAGAACACATACAGCATCCAAACAATGGGACAATCTCGTGCCACATTCCAAGCACTTTGTGGTTTACCGGCTGGATCTACAGTGGGAATTGTAGGGGCTGGCTTAAGTGGAATTGAGCTTGCAAGTGAGCTACGTGAAAGTCGTTCAGATTTAAAAATAAAATTATTTGACCGTGGTCAACGTATTCTAAAGGATTTTCCAGAAAAACTAAGTAAATACGTCAAGGATTGGTTTGTAAAACATAATGTAGATGTCGTTGCCAATTCTAATATTACAAAAGTGGAGGCAGGGAAAATTTTCAATCATGATGATGAAATTTTACTTGATGCTGTCGTATGGACTGCTGGGGTTCAACCTGTCAAAATCGTTCGTGACCTAGATGTTGAGAAGGATAAACATAATCGACCTCTTGTAACGCAATACTTTAATGTACTTGATGATGAGCATGTCTATGTTGTAGGGGATTGTGCTGCATCAGATTTGCCACCAACAGCCCAATTGGCTGAGGAACAAGCGGAGCAAATCGTGAAAGTACTTCGTATGCGTTGGAAAGGTGAGCAATTACCAGAGAAAATGCCGGATATTAAATTAAAAGGCTTTATGGGAGCTCTTGGTAAAAAACAAGGCTTTGTATATTTAGCTGATACAACAGTAACAGGTCGTATCGCTCGCTTGATGAAATCAGGATTACTATGGTATTACAAACGTCAAAATGATTAA
- a CDS encoding YuzB family protein: MNPMVEFCISNLANGSQATYEVLERDPNIDVLEYGCLSYCTKCSESFYAIVNGELVEADSPDALTKAIYQFIEENPLW, from the coding sequence ATGAATCCAATGGTTGAATTTTGTATTAGTAATTTAGCAAATGGCTCTCAAGCAACTTATGAAGTACTCGAACGCGACCCGAACATCGACGTTTTAGAATATGGCTGCCTCAGTTATTGTACAAAGTGCTCAGAATCTTTTTATGCCATTGTAAACGGTGAATTAGTCGAAGCTGATTCTCCCGATGCATTAACAAAAGCCATTTATCAGTTTATTGAAGAAAATCCATTATGGTAG
- a CDS encoding TIGR01457 family HAD-type hydrolase has product MKQYKAYCFDLDGTVYRGKEGIPSAVAFIHRLQQAGIEPFYVTNNSSKTREQLQEALLSIGIKAPLEHIYSSALVTAKYVALNFPGKKVAMMGTDGIRQALLNENIVPVEDEPDVFVMGIDRTLDYMALARATIFVQKGAVFVATNQDIKFPTEYGFLPGNGSFARLVGEVADVEPIYIGKPSPAMLEMIAIEHRFTKEDMVMIGDNYDTDIMCGINFGCDTIHVNTGVTPTKVVLEKESRPTYVMDVLK; this is encoded by the coding sequence ATGAAACAATATAAAGCCTATTGTTTTGATTTAGATGGCACTGTCTACCGTGGGAAGGAAGGAATTCCTTCTGCGGTTGCTTTTATTCATCGTTTACAGCAAGCAGGAATCGAGCCATTCTATGTAACAAATAACTCTTCGAAGACGCGAGAACAACTGCAAGAAGCTTTATTGTCTATTGGTATAAAGGCACCATTAGAGCATATTTATTCAAGTGCATTGGTAACAGCAAAGTATGTGGCACTTAATTTTCCAGGTAAAAAAGTAGCCATGATGGGTACAGATGGTATTCGACAGGCATTACTTAATGAAAATATTGTGCCTGTTGAGGATGAGCCGGATGTATTTGTTATGGGGATTGATCGTACGCTTGATTATATGGCGCTAGCTAGAGCTACGATTTTTGTCCAAAAGGGAGCCGTTTTTGTTGCTACTAATCAAGATATTAAATTCCCAACCGAATATGGTTTCTTACCCGGTAATGGTTCCTTTGCTCGCTTAGTAGGTGAGGTTGCTGATGTTGAACCAATCTACATAGGTAAGCCATCACCAGCCATGCTAGAAATGATCGCTATAGAGCATCGCTTTACTAAAGAAGATATGGTAATGATCGGTGATAATTATGATACGGATATTATGTGTGGCATTAATTTTGGCTGTGACACCATCCACGTAAATACTGGCGTTACGCCTACCAAGGTTGTTCTAGAGAAAGAAAGTCGACCTACATATGTAATGGATGTATTAAAGTAA
- a CDS encoding DUF86 domain-containing protein — protein MYFVDRNKITKNLQYLDGLLAILESEDNWLQNDIKKLAIERIGHNIMESMMDVGNLMIDGFIMRDPGSYEDIIDILVDEKVVAAEMEAPYKAVVGLRKMLVREFIDVDIQEVINVLTNNLSALKQFSPAVHNYLTNELGPVSAFLPEDHQ, from the coding sequence GTGTATTTTGTAGATCGTAATAAAATCACAAAAAATTTACAGTACTTAGATGGGCTATTAGCAATTTTGGAGTCAGAGGATAACTGGCTTCAAAATGATATAAAGAAATTAGCTATCGAGCGAATTGGACACAACATTATGGAGTCAATGATGGATGTAGGAAATTTAATGATTGACGGTTTCATTATGCGCGATCCAGGAAGCTACGAGGATATTATTGATATTTTAGTCGATGAAAAAGTTGTAGCTGCTGAAATGGAAGCACCATATAAAGCCGTTGTGGGCTTGCGTAAAATGCTTGTACGCGAGTTTATAGATGTAGATATCCAAGAGGTTATCAATGTATTAACAAACAATTTATCAGCTCTTAAGCAATTCTCGCCAGCGGTCCATAATTATTTAACAAATGAATTAGGGCCAGTTTCTGCATTTTTGCCAGAGGATCATCAATGA
- a CDS encoding DUF3055 domain-containing protein has translation MERFFLYDDVEDTKTRFVSFAGKKLRYDLAILQSGRFFGKVLVMDIQFGRFAIIGPDDVEEPGYLEHVYNRTEEETVELREYLRELLN, from the coding sequence ATGGAACGTTTTTTTTTATATGATGATGTCGAAGATACAAAAACACGCTTTGTTAGTTTTGCTGGGAAAAAGTTACGTTATGATTTAGCTATTTTACAATCAGGCCGCTTCTTTGGGAAAGTACTTGTCATGGATATCCAATTTGGTCGCTTTGCTATTATCGGCCCTGATGATGTAGAAGAACCAGGTTATTTAGAACATGTGTATAATCGCACAGAGGAAGAAACAGTCGAATTACGAGAATATTTACGTGAATTATTGAACTAA
- a CDS encoding D-glycero-alpha-D-manno-heptose-1,7-bisphosphate 7-phosphatase, translated as MGKTKAQNSYQRCVEMKRAVFLDRDGVINEVLTNRVKFVNKPKDLYFLPHVPEAIKKLNKHFDYVFVVTNQGGVGLGFMKESGLQKIHEHMVKELKKKGATIHEVVYCPHKPKSGCACRKPNSKLIVDLGKKYNIDLSKSYMVGDTDTDIMAGKRAGTKGVFLGEQDPLADAVFPDLISAAQWIIKDATA; from the coding sequence TTGGGGAAAACTAAAGCTCAAAACAGCTATCAAAGGTGTGTTGAAATGAAAAGAGCCGTATTTTTAGATCGTGATGGTGTCATCAATGAAGTACTAACGAATCGTGTAAAATTCGTGAATAAGCCGAAGGATCTGTATTTTTTGCCACATGTACCTGAAGCGATAAAAAAGCTAAATAAGCATTTTGATTATGTTTTTGTCGTGACAAATCAAGGTGGCGTAGGTTTAGGTTTTATGAAGGAAAGTGGCTTGCAAAAAATACATGAGCATATGGTGAAGGAGTTAAAGAAAAAGGGAGCAACCATCCACGAAGTCGTTTATTGTCCGCATAAGCCAAAGTCTGGCTGTGCTTGCCGAAAGCCCAATAGTAAATTAATTGTGGATCTAGGGAAGAAATATAATATTGATTTATCAAAATCCTATATGGTAGGAGATACCGATACGGATATTATGGCAGGAAAACGAGCGGGAACAAAGGGTGTATTCCTAGGGGAACAAGACCCATTAGCTGATGCTGTCTTTCCAGATTTAATTAGCGCTGCGCAATGGATTATTAAGGATGCAACGGCTTAA
- a CDS encoding YutD family protein has protein sequence MIIVEGLEYELIEDYREAFQEDVFQERYSDILARYDYIVGDWGYNQLRLKGFFDDKNQKSTFDTKISTLQDYLYEYCNFGCAYFVLRKTGKVTKKPEVLDANELSKPTDHESLAE, from the coding sequence TTGATCATAGTTGAAGGATTAGAATATGAACTAATAGAAGACTATCGAGAAGCCTTTCAGGAGGATGTTTTCCAGGAAAGGTACTCAGATATCTTAGCTAGATATGATTATATTGTAGGCGATTGGGGCTATAACCAATTACGTTTAAAGGGCTTTTTTGATGATAAAAATCAAAAATCAACGTTTGATACGAAAATAAGTACGTTGCAAGATTACCTATATGAGTATTGTAATTTTGGCTGTGCTTATTTTGTCCTACGGAAAACTGGTAAAGTCACGAAAAAGCCAGAAGTATTGGATGCGAATGAGCTATCAAAGCCAACAGATCACGAATCATTAGCAGAATAA
- the lipA gene encoding lipoyl synthase, which produces MTSCKPTSKEEHLRKPEWLKIKLNTNDEYKGLKKLMREKNLHTVCEEARCPNIHECWGERRTATMMILGSVCTRACRFCAVKTGLPNELDLAEPERVADSVAIMNLKHVVITMVARDDLKDGGAQVLAETVRAIRRKSPFTSVEVLPSDLGGVKENLQMLMDAKPDILNHNIETVRRLTPRVRARAKYERSLEFLRLAKEMQPDIPTKSSLMIGLGETHEEILEVMDDLRANNVDIMTIGQYLQPTKKHLPVKKYYSPIEFGKLRKIAMEKGFKHCEAGPLVRSSYHADEQVNAATKERQLQAEF; this is translated from the coding sequence ATGACATCTTGTAAACCTACAAGTAAAGAAGAACATTTAAGAAAACCAGAGTGGCTAAAAATAAAACTAAACACGAATGATGAATATAAAGGGCTTAAAAAGCTAATGCGTGAAAAAAATCTGCATACAGTTTGTGAAGAGGCTCGCTGTCCAAATATCCATGAATGTTGGGGAGAAAGACGAACTGCTACTATGATGATTCTTGGATCTGTATGTACACGTGCATGCCGTTTCTGTGCCGTTAAAACAGGCTTACCTAATGAATTAGATTTAGCAGAACCAGAGCGCGTTGCAGATTCAGTAGCTATTATGAACCTAAAACACGTGGTTATTACAATGGTAGCGCGTGACGATTTAAAGGATGGCGGTGCACAGGTTTTAGCAGAAACAGTTCGTGCTATTCGCCGTAAAAGTCCATTCACATCTGTTGAGGTATTACCATCAGATTTAGGTGGAGTGAAGGAAAACCTTCAAATGCTTATGGATGCGAAACCAGATATTTTAAATCATAATATTGAAACAGTACGTCGCTTAACACCAAGAGTACGTGCTCGTGCAAAATACGAACGCTCTTTAGAGTTCCTTCGTTTGGCAAAAGAGATGCAGCCAGATATTCCAACAAAATCATCTTTAATGATTGGATTAGGTGAAACACACGAAGAAATTTTAGAAGTAATGGATGATTTACGTGCGAATAATGTAGATATTATGACGATTGGACAATATTTACAGCCAACGAAAAAGCATCTTCCAGTTAAAAAGTATTATTCACCAATAGAATTTGGTAAACTGCGTAAGATCGCTATGGAAAAAGGCTTTAAACATTGTGAAGCTGGCCCACTTGTACGTAGTAGTTACCATGCTGACGAACAAGTAAATGCTGCAACAAAAGAACGTCAATTACAAGCAGAATTCTAA
- the yunB gene encoding sporulation protein YunB, producing the protein MEQEEIFLFFPRKRMKLRSYSKRGMRLNRLTILIISMVACLILFIYFLNERLMPTYLQYAEVQTNKIASYVVSKAINSRTSNVLDVNDIIEDIPPGTSEMMTTKFNTEIINRVRAETLELVKMYLEQAEQGELSHLPELENVEYDINRIQEGDGIVFFVPLGQAANIPLLGNLGPKIPIRFHVIGNVHSNVTSSIQEFGINSAYVEVGIHLEVNVQIIVPFASKSSTVAQDIPVAMGLTRGPVPNIYTNSSDAPQPSIEIPVPFK; encoded by the coding sequence ATGGAACAGGAGGAGATTTTTTTGTTTTTCCCTCGAAAAAGAATGAAATTACGCTCATATAGTAAAAGGGGAATGCGTCTTAATCGATTAACCATTTTAATTATTAGTATGGTTGCTTGCCTTATATTATTTATTTATTTTTTAAATGAAAGGCTCATGCCCACCTATTTGCAATACGCTGAAGTACAGACCAATAAAATTGCATCATATGTTGTGAGTAAAGCAATTAATTCGCGTACCTCCAATGTATTAGATGTAAATGATATCATTGAAGATATTCCTCCAGGTACGTCTGAAATGATGACGACAAAATTTAATACGGAAATTATTAATCGTGTTCGAGCGGAGACATTAGAGCTTGTCAAAATGTATTTAGAGCAAGCTGAACAAGGGGAATTATCCCATTTACCTGAATTAGAGAATGTTGAATACGATATAAACAGAATTCAAGAAGGTGATGGTATAGTTTTCTTTGTGCCACTTGGTCAGGCGGCTAATATCCCTTTGCTCGGAAATCTAGGACCAAAAATCCCGATTCGCTTCCACGTAATTGGGAACGTTCATAGCAATGTGACATCCTCCATTCAAGAATTTGGGATTAACAGTGCCTATGTGGAGGTAGGCATTCATTTAGAAGTAAATGTCCAGATTATTGTCCCATTTGCAAGTAAATCTTCAACCGTTGCACAGGATATCCCTGTAGCAATGGGCTTAACAAGAGGGCCTGTTCCAAACATTTATACAAATAGCAGTGATGCACCTCAACCTTCCATTGAAATACCTGTCCCATTTAAATAG
- a CDS encoding HD-GYP domain-containing protein → MRLISIDVLKEGMVLGRTIWNEAGHPLLKKDVVINDRIIQRLQQLNTHYLYIDDEISNGIEVEETVPPAMRSKVITTIKDSFQSIDGLNQVNASYILDQQSKTIVSIVDELLSAVTGNDEILTILTDAYLFDEYLYQHSFQVTLYSIAIAKELGYSAEDLRLIGIGALLHDVGKLMVPKDILTKPGRLSNEEFEAMKMHARYGFDLLRNLHSISLLVAHCAFQHHERIDGSGYPRGLVDFEIHPFAKIIGVADVFDAVTTNRVYREKMLPSQGLAIVEAGSGTLFDARIVKALKRAVVHYPNGVILKLSDGRRGIVSRQNPLDAALPWIRIFEEQNQLLAATYEINLVDYPGVTIENVETDYVVPTKVE, encoded by the coding sequence ATGCGATTAATTTCAATCGATGTATTAAAAGAAGGAATGGTATTAGGAAGAACCATTTGGAATGAAGCAGGTCATCCGCTTTTAAAGAAAGATGTTGTCATTAATGACCGTATTATTCAAAGACTTCAACAGCTAAATACACACTATTTATATATTGACGATGAAATTTCTAATGGCATAGAAGTAGAAGAGACAGTTCCACCAGCTATGCGAAGTAAAGTCATTACGACTATTAAGGATTCATTCCAATCAATTGATGGTTTAAATCAAGTAAATGCCTCTTATATTTTAGATCAGCAATCTAAAACAATTGTCTCCATTGTAGATGAGCTACTTTCGGCTGTTACAGGCAATGATGAAATTTTAACGATACTAACAGATGCTTATTTATTTGATGAATATCTTTATCAACACTCCTTCCAAGTGACATTGTATTCTATTGCGATTGCCAAAGAACTTGGCTATTCAGCTGAGGATTTACGCTTGATAGGGATTGGTGCATTATTGCACGATGTTGGTAAGCTAATGGTACCGAAAGACATTTTAACAAAGCCAGGTCGCCTCTCAAATGAGGAGTTTGAAGCAATGAAAATGCATGCTCGTTATGGCTTTGATTTATTGCGCAATTTACATTCCATCTCATTGCTTGTGGCACACTGTGCATTTCAACATCATGAACGCATTGATGGAAGTGGCTATCCAAGAGGCCTTGTAGACTTTGAAATTCATCCATTTGCCAAGATTATTGGCGTTGCTGATGTATTTGATGCTGTTACTACAAATCGTGTTTATCGTGAAAAGATGTTGCCCTCACAAGGACTAGCTATCGTTGAAGCGGGCTCTGGTACTCTGTTTGATGCACGAATTGTAAAAGCTTTAAAACGAGCTGTTGTCCATTATCCTAATGGCGTTATTTTAAAGTTATCTGATGGACGACGTGGTATTGTCTCTAGACAAAATCCATTAGATGCAGCATTGCCGTGGATTCGTATTTTTGAGGAGCAAAATCAATTGCTCGCAGCTACATATGAAATTAATTTAGTGGACTATCCTGGAGTGACAATCGAAAATGTTGAGACAGATTATGTGGTTCCTACAAAAGTAGAATAA
- a CDS encoding bifunctional metallophosphatase/5'-nucleotidase yields the protein MLEKIHIFHTNDLHSHFKYWPRMQSFVKEMRNSLAKIGETSYLFDVGDHLDRSNIYTEATVGKGNVQLLNDAGYDVVTIGNNEGITLSHEELFHLYDNANFDVVVANVYSTTGKNPAWMKPYVVLTTEAGTKVGVIAATAMFEVYYQELNWQMDEPRITLLQLAHQLRKEVDIIVCLSHLGITEDELLAEECPEIDVIFGSHTHHVLPTGKLINGVLLTGGGKFGQYTGHLVIEYDKKMRKIVEKKDTLIHNKDLPIVQNEQERVQFFEDEGNRILNTPVFTTTKSYNKEWFHYSQLSDLFAQAILEKSGADCALFNAGIFLDGLPKGTVTALDLHRIFPHPINLCIIELSVAEMKEIYMQSKNEEWPYIELKGLGFRGVIFGKMLTYGFSMNENRQLLINGNLADQDHIYKLVTLDLFTFGYFYPSFKYAKKQYILPEFLRNIMIDYGQRFFKQ from the coding sequence ATGCTTGAAAAGATCCATATATTTCACACAAATGATTTGCACAGTCATTTTAAGTATTGGCCACGAATGCAAAGCTTTGTGAAAGAGATGCGCAACAGTTTGGCAAAAATAGGGGAAACAAGCTATTTATTTGATGTTGGCGATCATTTAGACCGCTCCAATATCTATACAGAGGCAACTGTTGGTAAAGGTAATGTACAATTACTAAATGATGCAGGGTACGATGTGGTGACTATCGGTAATAATGAAGGTATTACATTATCCCACGAAGAGCTCTTTCATTTGTATGATAATGCAAATTTTGATGTTGTGGTCGCAAATGTCTATTCAACTACGGGGAAAAATCCTGCGTGGATGAAGCCCTATGTTGTGTTAACAACCGAAGCAGGTACAAAGGTGGGTGTAATAGCAGCCACGGCTATGTTTGAAGTGTATTATCAGGAATTAAATTGGCAAATGGACGAGCCACGCATTACACTACTACAACTAGCTCATCAGCTCCGCAAAGAAGTAGACATTATTGTGTGCTTATCACATTTAGGTATTACAGAGGATGAGCTTTTAGCCGAAGAATGTCCAGAAATTGATGTGATATTCGGCTCCCATACACATCATGTCCTGCCAACCGGCAAACTCATTAATGGTGTATTACTGACAGGAGGAGGGAAATTTGGACAATATACAGGCCATCTTGTCATTGAATACGATAAAAAAATGAGGAAAATTGTTGAAAAAAAGGATACTTTAATTCATAATAAGGATTTGCCAATCGTTCAAAACGAACAGGAAAGGGTCCAGTTTTTCGAGGATGAAGGGAATAGAATACTAAACACTCCAGTCTTTACAACGACGAAATCCTACAACAAAGAATGGTTCCACTATTCACAGCTATCTGATTTATTTGCCCAAGCTATTCTAGAAAAAAGCGGTGCCGATTGTGCATTATTCAATGCAGGGATATTTTTAGATGGTCTGCCTAAAGGAACGGTAACAGCCTTAGATTTGCATCGTATTTTTCCGCATCCTATTAATTTATGTATAATTGAATTATCCGTTGCTGAAATGAAAGAAATTTATATGCAATCTAAAAATGAAGAGTGGCCCTATATTGAATTAAAAGGCTTAGGTTTTAGAGGCGTTATTTTTGGCAAAATGCTAACATATGGCTTTTCAATGAATGAAAATCGGCAATTACTAATTAATGGTAATTTGGCGGATCAAGATCACATTTATAAACTTGTAACATTAGATTTGTTTACATTTGGTTATTTTTATCCAAGTTTTAAATATGCAAAGAAACAATATATTTTACCTGAATTTTTACGAAACATTATGATAGATTATGGTCAAAGATTCTTTAAGCAATAG
- a CDS encoding sulfite exporter TauE/SafE family protein — protein MEFILLVVIALFAGLIGSLVGLGGGVVLVPATLYIGLNLGMIPDITPQKVVGLSVVMMIFTGLASTLSYMKSKTVDYKSGFIFFIGSIPGTILGAWVNKGLDLPSFNLYFGILLIILSIILLVRDKLKPVKWFVKNGMQQEFTDSEGQTFVYGYPIWFAITLTFGIGFASGLFGIGGGSMIVPAMIILFLFPPHVAVATSMFMVFLTSIVNSASHIALGHVPWLYTIPVIPGAYIGAKLGAALNKKIKSDTLVLALRIILLLLGIRSIIEGILA, from the coding sequence ATGGAGTTTATTTTATTAGTAGTCATTGCTTTATTTGCTGGTCTAATTGGCTCGTTAGTTGGGCTAGGTGGTGGCGTTGTGCTCGTGCCAGCAACGTTATACATTGGTTTAAATCTTGGCATGATTCCAGATATTACACCACAAAAAGTAGTCGGTTTATCTGTAGTTATGATGATTTTCACAGGACTTGCCTCCACGCTAAGCTATATGAAATCCAAAACAGTAGACTATAAAAGCGGGTTTATATTCTTTATTGGAAGCATTCCAGGTACCATTCTAGGTGCTTGGGTGAATAAAGGATTGGATTTACCATCCTTTAATTTGTATTTCGGTATTCTATTGATTATTTTATCAATTATATTGCTTGTCCGTGACAAGCTCAAGCCAGTGAAGTGGTTTGTAAAAAACGGGATGCAACAAGAATTTACAGACTCTGAAGGACAAACCTTTGTCTATGGGTATCCTATTTGGTTTGCGATTACATTAACATTTGGTATTGGCTTTGCCTCAGGGTTGTTTGGCATTGGTGGAGGCTCGATGATTGTACCAGCCATGATTATTTTGTTTTTATTTCCACCACATGTTGCAGTGGCGACATCCATGTTTATGGTATTTTTAACGTCCATTGTTAATTCTGCGAGTCATATTGCTTTGGGACATGTTCCATGGCTTTATACCATTCCTGTTATTCCAGGAGCATATATTGGCGCAAAATTGGGCGCAGCATTAAATAAAAAAATTAAATCAGATACGCTTGTTCTTGCACTAAGGATTATTTTATTATTATTAGGAATTCGATCCATCATTGAAGGCATATTGGCTTAA
- a CDS encoding DUF72 domain-containing protein produces the protein MIVVGLTGWGDHPSLYSGVTPSKDKLFDYTGHFLTVEVDTSFYAIPSKEHVRKWCEDTPENFRFIVKAYQGMTGHLRGDIPFESKNDMFNAFIECAHEFKRYGKLGMVLAQFPPWFDCQAKNVQYLLYIRQQLKDFEVAIEFRNQTWYADHVVQQTMNFLREHQFIHTICDEPQAGVGSVPFYPEVTAKKALIRIHGRNIHGWRNTGNAENWRKVRFLYDYNKEELQQLGQSMLKLESEVHELFVLFNNNSGNHAAKNAKELQSILNIKDVGLAPKQLNIFEGEL, from the coding sequence ATGATTGTAGTTGGTTTAACTGGATGGGGTGATCACCCTTCACTTTATAGTGGAGTGACTCCCTCAAAGGATAAATTATTCGATTATACAGGTCATTTTTTAACAGTTGAAGTCGATACTTCTTTTTATGCTATACCATCTAAAGAGCATGTTCGTAAATGGTGTGAGGATACACCAGAAAATTTCCGCTTTATCGTAAAGGCCTATCAAGGCATGACCGGACATTTGCGGGGAGATATTCCTTTTGAATCGAAAAATGACATGTTCAACGCTTTTATCGAATGTGCCCATGAATTTAAACGTTATGGAAAGTTAGGAATGGTTTTAGCTCAGTTTCCACCATGGTTTGATTGTCAGGCAAAAAATGTTCAATATTTATTATATATTCGGCAGCAACTTAAGGATTTTGAAGTAGCGATAGAGTTTCGCAATCAAACATGGTATGCAGATCATGTTGTTCAGCAGACAATGAATTTTTTACGTGAACATCAATTTATTCATACGATTTGTGATGAACCACAGGCTGGTGTAGGTTCCGTCCCCTTCTACCCTGAAGTAACTGCCAAAAAGGCACTTATTCGTATCCATGGTCGTAATATCCATGGATGGCGAAACACAGGAAACGCAGAAAATTGGCGTAAAGTTCGCTTTTTATATGATTATAATAAAGAAGAATTGCAACAGCTTGGACAAAGTATGCTAAAGCTCGAATCAGAGGTCCATGAACTCTTCGTATTATTTAATAATAATTCAGGTAATCATGCAGCGAAAAACGCAAAGGAGCTACAAAGCATTTTAAATATTAAAGATGTCGGGTTAGCACCTAAACAATTAAACATATTTGAAGGGGAACTATAA